The genomic stretch GGCGCGGGAGGCGTCGGAGGACGACGCGGGGCCGTCCTCGTCTGCTTCCCCGTCCTCGTCGTCCTCGTCGTGCTTGTACGGGTCGGCGTCACCGGCGTAGGTGGCGCCGACCGCGACCTGCTTGACCTGCAGGTCGCGCATCTGGGCCTGCGCGAGCAGGTCCTCGAGGTGCGCCGACGTGTCCGGCAGGGCGTCGGCGATGAACTCGAGCGACGGGGTGAGCCGTGCCGTGATGTTCTTGCCGACCTCGGTGCGGAGCATGCCGGTCGCGGCCTTGAGCGCCGCCGCGGAGTCGGCGCGCTCCTCGTCCGAGCCGTACACGGTGTAGAAGATCGACGCGTGCTGCAGGTCCCCGGTCACCCGGACGTCGGTGATCGTCACGAAGCCGAGGCGCGGGTCGCGCAGGCCCTTGTCGAGCCGACGGGCGACGACTTCCTTGATGCGGTCGGCCATCTTGCGTGCGCGCTGCGGGTCAGCCATGGGTTCCTCCTTGCGGAACGGGGTGAGGCCCCGCCTCCTCCGGACGGAGGAGGCGGGGCCCAGGGTACTCAGTGCGATCAGTCGCGCGGCTTCTCGACGAGCTCGGTCGTCTCGATCTCGTCGCCGGGCTGGATGTCGTTGAACTTGCCGAGACCGATACCGGCCTCGTAGTCCGTGCGGACCTCGGTGACGTCGTCCTTGAAGCGACGGAGCGACTCGATCGCCAGCCCGTCGGAAACGACCACGCCGTCACGGATGACGCGCGCCTTGGCGTTGCGCGTGATCGTGCCGGACCGGACGATGACACCGGCGATGTTGCCGAACTTGGAGGAACGGAACACCTCGCGGATCTCCGCGACACCCGACTGGACCTCTTCGTACTCGGGCTTGAGCATGCCCTTGAGCGAGTTCTCGATGTCCTCGAGTGCGTTGTAGATGACCGAGTAGAAGCGGACGTCGATGCCTTCACGGGCAGCGCGCTCGCGGGCCTTGACGTCCGGACGGACGTTGAAGCCGACGACGATCGCGTTGTCGATCGTGGCGAGGTCGATGTCCGACTCCGTGATCGCACCCACACCGCGGTGCAGGATGCGCAGCTGGACGCTGTCGTCCACCTCGATGTCCAGGAGCGACTGCTCGAGTGCCTCGACGGCACCGGAGACGTCACCCTTGATGATGAGGTTGAGCGAGTCGACCTTGCCCTCTTCGAGCGCACGGGTGAAGTCCTCGAGCGAGATGCGCTTGCGGGCCTTGGCCAGCTGGGCATTGCGCTGTGCGGCTTCACGCTTCTCGGCGATCTGACGGGCGGTGCGGTCGTCCTCGGTGACGAGGAACGTGTCACCGGCGCGGGGCACCGACGACAGACCCTGCACCTGGACCGGACGGGCCGGCGTCGCGGCGTCGACCGCGGTGCCGTTCTCGTCCGCCATCGCACGGACACGGCCGTACGCCGTGCCGGCGACGATCGCGTCACCGACGTGCAGCGTGCCGGACTGGATGAGGACGGTGGCGACTGCACCACGGCCCTTGTCGAGCCGTGCTTCGATCGCGACGCCTCGGGCGTCCTTGTCGGGGTTCGCACGCAGGTCGAGACCGGCGTCCGCGGTCAGGATCACGGCGTCCAGGAGGTCCTGGATGCCGATGTTCTGACGAGCGGAGACGTCGACGAACATGACGTCGCCGCCGTACTCCTCGGCCACCAGGTTGTACTCGGTGAGCTGCTGACGGACCTTGGCCGGGTTCGCCCCGTCCTTGTCGATCTTGTTCACCGCGACCACGATCGGCACACCGGCCGACTGGGCGTGGTTCAGCGCCTCGATCGTCTGCGGCATGATGCCGTCGTCCGCCGCGACCACGAGGATCGCGATGTCCGTCACCTGGGCACCACGAGCACGCATGGCCGTGAAGGCCTCGTGACCCGGGGTGTCGATGAAGGTGATCGGGCGCTCGATGCCCTCGTGCTCGGTGACGATCTGGTACGCACCGATGTGCTGCGTGATGCCGCCGGCTTCGCCCTCGACGACCTTGGAGTTGCGGATCGCGTCGAGCAGTCGGGTCTTACCGTGGTCGACGTGACCCATGACGGTGACGACCGGCGGACGCTGCTGCAGGACGGAGTCGTCCTCGTCGGCGTACTCGGCGTCGATGTCGATGTCGAAGCCCTCGAGGAGCTCCTTGTCCTCGTCCTCGGGCGAGACGACCTGGATCTTGTAGCCCAGTTCCTCGCCGAGGACCTCGAAGGTCGCCTCGTCCAGGGACTCGGTCGCGGTCGCCATCTCACCGAGGTGGAACAGCACCGTCACCAGGTTGCCGGGGCTCGCGTCGATCTTGTCCGCGAAGTCCGAGATGCTCGCACCGCGACGGAGACGGATGACCGTGTTGCCGTCGCCACGAGGGACCTGCACACCGCCGAGCGACGGCGCCTGCCGCATCTCGTACTCGGCGCGCTTCGTCCGCTTCGACTTGCGGGCACGGCTCTTGCCGCCACCGCGACCGAACGCACCAGCGGTGCCACCACCGGGGCCACGGCCACGGCCGCCACCACCTGCGGGGCGCGGACCGGTGAACGCGGGACGGGCGAAGCCGCCACCTGCGCCGGCACCGGCACCACCGGGACGGTTGAAGCCGCCACCGGGGCCACCACGACCGCCACCACCCTGGCCCGGGCGCTGCCCGAAGCCGTTGGGGCGGTTGTTCTGACCGGGGCCACCGGGACGCGGAGCACCCGGGCGGGGCGCACCGGGACGCGGCGGCTGGGGACGCGGGATGCCGTTGCCGGCACCGGCGGCCGGGCGCTGGCCCATGCCCTGGTTGGAGGCGAACGGGTTGTTGCCCGGGCGCGGCGGACGTGCGCCCATGCCCTGGCTCGACGCGTACGGGTTGTTGCCGGGACGGGCACCGGGCTTCGGGCCACCGGGCTTCGGGGCCGAGCCGGAACCGGACGGCTTGCTGCCACCGGGCTTGACGGCGTCGCTCGGACCGGAGTCCGTCTGGTCGCCGTCGGGCTGCTGTGCAGCTGCCTGCTCAGCGGCCTTCTGCTCGGCCGCGGCCTTGCGGGCGGCCTCTGCCTCGGCCTGACGCTGCGCGACGGACTTCGGGGCGGCCGGGGTCGGGGCACCGTCGACGGCCGGAGCCGCTGCGGGTGCTTCCTCGACGACGGGCTCGGGCTCCGGAGCGGGACGCTTCGGGCCGGGCTTGGGGCCACCGGGCTTCGGGGCGCCGGAACGCGGGGCCGCAGGGGCCTTCGCGGCGGCGGGGGCTGCCGGGGCTGCGGACGCAGAGGCGCCCTCGGCCTGCAGTGCCGCACGGAGCTTCCGTGCGACGGGGGGTTCGATGCTCGAGCTCGGGCCCTTGACGAATTCGCCGAGTTCCTTGAGCTTCTCCATTGCGGTCTTGCTGTCGACGCCGAGCTCGCTTGCGATCTCGTGTACGCGTGGTTTCGCCACTGTTCTCCTTCACGGGTCCCACCCCGTCAAGGGGCAGGACTCAATGGTTGACGGGTCTCATTTCGAGCCGCTCATCAGTTGTCCATAAGCCGTTCAGCCTGTTCTGTCATGTCCTGGCGCTCGAGCGCTGTGCTGTTCGGGCCATCGGGCCCCAGCCCAGCGAGGTACTCGCGCACCGCGGACGTGTCGGGATCACGCTCCAGCCGGAGCGCACGGCGGAATGCCCTGCGCTTGACGGCCAGTTCGTACGCTTCGACGGTCGGTGTGAGCCATGCCCCCCGGCCCGGCATGACTGCCTTCGGATCCGCTACCACGGAGCCGTCACTGTGAGCGACGACACGGAGGAGGGAGGATCGGGTTGCGCGACGACGACTGCCGATGCACGTTCTGACGGCGTCCACTCTACTCCTTGACTCCGACGACCGCGATCCGGCACGCCCGAGGCCTGTCGCCACGAGCGAACCGGATCGCGTCGATGTGGGTGGTGCTCAGTCGTCGCCGTCGAGGATCGAGTCCGGCTGGATGTCGATCCGGGCGCCGGTCAGCTTCGCGGCGAGGCGGGCGTTCTGCCCTTCCTTGCCGATCGCGAGCGACAGCTGGTAGTCCGGCACGAGGGCGCGGACGGCCTTCGTCGAGGCGTCGAGCACGAACGCGCTCGTCACCTTGGCGGGCGACAGTGCGCTGGCGACGAACGTGGCGAGGTCGGAGGACCAGTCCACGATGTCGATCTTCTCGGCGCCGAGCTCGTTCGTCACCGAACGCACGCGGGCACCGAGCTCGCCGATGCACGCGCCCTTGGCGTTGACGCCGGGCTCGTTCGCCTTGACTGCCATCTTCGTGCGGTGCCCGGCTTCCCGCGCCAGCGAGGTGATCTCGACGACGCCGGAGGCGATCTCCGGGACCTCGAGGGCGAAGAGCTTCCGGACCAGGCCCGGGTGGGTCCGCGACACGGTGATCTGCGGGCCCTTGTGGCCGCGACCGACGCTCGTCACGTAGACGCGCAGACGGGTGCCGTGCGCGTAGGTCTCCCCCGGCACCTGCTCTTCCGGCGGCAGGATCGCCTCCACCGTGCCGAGGTCGACCATCACCATCTTCGGGTTCGGCCCCTGCTGCACGATGCCGGCGACGATGTCGCCTTCCTTGCCGCGGAACTCGCCGAGGATCTTGTCGTCGCCGATGTCACGGAGACGCTGGTTGATGACCTGCTTGGCGGCGAACGCCGCGATCCGGCCGAAGTCGCTCGGCTGGTCGACGGACTCGCCGATGACGTTGTCGTCCTCGTCGCGCTCGGGCACGAAGACCGACACTTCGCCGGACTTGCGGTCCAGCTCGACGCGGGCCTGAGCGTCGACGGGTTCGTCGTTCTCGGCGCGGTGCTTCTGGTAGGCGGTCAGGATGGCAGATTCGATGATCTGGACGAGCTCGTCGAACGGGATCTCCCGTTCACGCTCCATGAGTCGCAGGACTGCGAGGTCGATCTTCACCGAGGTGCCTCCGTATTCAGATGAGTCACTTCCGCGGATGGGACCGCGCGGAAGCCGTCGTCGATCGTACCGCAGGAATGACGGGAGGCCCGTGGCGGATCCGCCACGGGCCTCCCGTCGGACGTCGGTCGCCGACGCCAGCGCGTCAGATCGCGCGCACCGCCGAGAGCAGTTCCGCGACCGGGACGTCGGACCGCTCGCCGGTGGCCCGGTTCCACAGTTCGACGACACCGTCGGCGGCACCACGGCCGGCGACGACCACGATCGGCATGCCCAGCAGCTCGGCGTCACGGAGCTTGACTCCCGGCGACACCTTCGGCCGGTCGTCGTACACCACGTCGAAACTCTCGGACTCGAGCTGCGCGACGATCGACTCGGCCAGCTCGTACGCCGTGGTGTCCTTGCCGGTCGCGACCACGTGCACGTCGAACGGTGCGACGTGCTTGGGCCAGGCCAGACCCTTCTCGTCGTTGTGGGCCTCGGCCAGGATCGCCAGGATGCGGGTCACGCCGATGCCGTACGAGCCCATCGTGACGGTCGCGAGCTTGCCGTTCTCGTCCTGCACCTTGAGGCCCAGGGCCTCGGCGTACTTGCGGCCGAGCTGGAAGACGTGCCCGATCTCCATGCCGCGGGCGACCTCGAGCGGGCCGGAGCCGTCGGGTGCGGGGTCGCCGGCGCGGACGTCGGAGACCTCCACCACGCCGTCGGCCACGAAGTCCCGACCGGCGACGAGGCCGGCGACGTGGATGCCGCGCTCGTTCGCACCGGTGAGCCAGGCGGTGCCGTCGACCACGCGCGGGTCGACGACGTACCGGATGCCGGACGGGCTGTCGGCGCCGAGCACCTGCGGGCCGATGTAGCCCTTCACGAGGCCGCGGTGCTTCCGGAAGTCGTCGTCACCGGCGGCTTCGACCTCGGCCGGGGCGAAGGCCACCTCGGCGCGCTTGAGGTCGACGTCGCGGTCGCCGGGCAGCCCGACGACGACGAGTTCGCGCGTGCCGTCGAGGTGCGTGAGCGCGAGCACGACGTTCTTCAGGGTGTCGGCGGCGGTCCACGGCGTGCCGTCGCGCGGGGCGACCTGGTTCGCGTGGTCGACGAGCGTCTGGATCGTCGGGGTGTCCGCAGCCGGCAGCAGCACGGGGTCGGGTTGACCCGCGATCGGCAGGGCGTCGGGAACCGCGGTGACGTAGGCCTCGACGTTCGCCGCGTAGCCGCCGGCGCTCCGGACGTAGGTGTCCTCGCCGACGGCGATCGGGTGCAGGAACTCCTCGGACTTCGAGCCGCCCATCGCCCCGGCGTCGGCCTGGACGATCGCGTACTCCAGACCGAGACGGGCGAAGATGCGCTCGTAGGCGTCACGCATCGTCTGGTAGCTGCGGTCGAGGCCCTCGTCGGTGACGTCGAACGAGTAGGCGTCCTTCATCGTGAACTCGCGGCCACGCAGGAGCCCCGCGCGGGGCCGGGCTTCGTCGCGGTACTTGTCCTGGATCTGGAAGAGCGTGACGGGGAGGTCCTTGTACGACGAGTACAGGTCCTTCACGAGCAGGGCGAACAGTTCTTCGTGCGTGGGCGCGAGGAGGTAGTCGGCGTCCTTGCGGTCCTTGAGCCGGAAGATGCCGTCGCCGTACTCGGTCCAGCGGTTCGTGGCCTCGTACGGCTCGCGCGGGGCGAGCGCGGGCAGCAGGACCTCCTGCGCACCGGCCGCTTCCATCTCCTGGCGGATGATGCCCTCGATGCGCGACCGGACCCGGAGGCCGAGCGGCAGCCAGGCGAAGATGCCCGGGGCCTGGCGACGGATGTACCCGGCGCGGACGAGCAGCTTCGCGCTCGTGACCTCCGCGTCGGAGGGATCGTCGCGGAGCGTGCGGAGGAAGAGGTGAGAGAGCCGTGTGACCACGCCGTCAGCCTAGCGGCGCACGCTCGCGGCGCGACCCGCCTGTGGACGGCGCGGCCGTCCCTGCCGGCCTGTGCAGAACAGAACGGGAAGCCCGTGGCGGTGTCGCCACGGGCCTCCCGTCCGTCGTCGGGTCGCGCGCGACCGCGACCGTGTCCTGCTACGAGGTGACGACCAGCGGCTTGCCGGTGCCCGCCGCCGGGCCCATCTCGTCGGCGATGCGGTTGGCCTCGTCGATGAGCGTCTGGACGATCTCGGACTCGGGGACGGTCTTGACGACCTGCCCCTTCACGAAGATCTGGCCCTTGCCGTTGCCGGAGGCGACGCCGAGGTCGGCCTCACGCGCTTCGCCCGGACCGTTCACGACACAGCCCATCACGGCGACGCGGAGGGGCACGGTCATGCCCTCGAGACCCGAGGTGACGTCGTTGGCCAGCTGGTAGACGTCGACCTGCGCACGGCCGCAGCTCGGGCAGGAGACGATCTCGAGCTTGCGCTCGCGGAGGTTCAGCGACTGCAGGATCTGCAGGCCGACCTTGACCTCTTGCGCGGGCGGGGCGGACAGGGACACGCGGATGGTGTCGCCGATGCCCTCGCCGAGCAGGATGCCGAACGCCGTCGCGCTCTTGATGGTGCCCTGGAACTCCGGGCCGGCCTCGGTCACGCCGAGGTGCAGCGGCCAGTCGCCGCGCTCGGCGAGCTGACGGTAGGCCTTGACCATGATGACCGGGTCGTTGTGCTTGACCGAGATCTTGAAGTCGTGGAAGTCGTGCTCCTCGAACAGGGAGGCTTCCCACACGGCCGACTCGACGAGCGCCTCGGGCGTGGCCTTGCCGTACTTCTGCATCAGGCTCGGCTCGAGCGACCCGGCGTTCACGCCGATGCGCAGGCTGACCCCGGCGTCCTTCGCCGCCTTGGCGATGGCACCGACCTGGTCGTCGAACTTCCGGATGTTGCCCGGGTTCACACGGACCGCGGCGCACCCGGCGTCGATGGCCTGGAAGACGTACTTCGGCTGGAAGTGGATGTCCGCGATCACGGGGATCTGGGACTTCTTCGCGATGATCGGCAGCGCGTCGGCGTCGTCCTGGCTCGGCACGGCGACACGGACGATGTCACAGCCGGAGGCGGTCAGTTCGGCGATCTGCTGCAGGGTCGCGTTGATGTTCGTGGTCGGCGTCGTGGTCATCGACTGCACGGACACGGGGGCGTCGCCACCGACCAGGACCTTGCCGACCCGGATCTGCCGGGACTTGCGACGAGGGGCCAGGGTTTCGGGGGCCTTCGGCATTCCGAGGTTCACTGCGGGCACGTCCCGAACTCTACGCGCTCGTCCGCGCAGCGCGGTCCGCGGGGACTCAGGCTCGGCCGGTGCCCAGGATCGCGGCGACGGTCAGACCCGTGTCAGAGCGTGTCGACGACCGTGATGAGCGGGGCGTACAGGCGCATCGCGTCGAGTGCCCGGGCGTGGTCGACGTCGCTCGCGCCGGCACACGCGTCGGCGACGACGGTGACCCGGACGCCGGTATCCGCGGCCGCCAGCGCGGTCGACAGGACGCAGCAGTCGGTCGAGACACCCGTCAGCACGAGGTGTGTGTCCGCTCCGGTGCCGGTCACGGCCTGGAGGCTCGTCCCCCACTTCCCGAAGGTCGGCTCGGTCACGACGGGGACGGCTCGCGCCGCCGGCAGGTCGCCGGCCGCGAGTGCGGCGAACGTCTCGGTGAGTGCGTACAGGTCGTCCTCGTCGGGGACGAGCGCGAACGGCCAGTCGCGGTAGTACGGCACCCACGCTCCGGTCGGCTGGGCGGGGGCGACGAACCGGGTGAGGACGGTGCGGCCACGGAACCGTGGCAGGAGCCGTTCGATCGCCGCCGAAGCTCCGGCGAACCGTGGCGCGGCCCAGGGGCTGTCGCCGGTGAACACCCGCTGCATGTCGATGACGACCAGCCAGGCACCCGCCGTGTCGACACCGTCGCCCGTACTGGCGTCGTCGACCGTGTCGACCGGCGCGGTCACGGGCGGAGCTCCGCGTCCGGCACCCGGGACACCGGTTCGGTGACCGGCAGTGCCTCCTGGCGACGGACCGCCCGACCGCCGAGCAGCAGCGTTCCGAGGAACCCGACGACCAGCGCCACCAGGACCCCGAGGTTCGCGTACGCCCACGGACCGGACACCCCGCCGAGACCGAACGGGCCGAGCAGGAACCCCTGCCAGTGCACGAGCTCGGCGCCGGGCGTGGAGTTCGTCACGAGCCCCCACCCGAGCACCGAACCGACGACGACGAGCGCGATCGCGGCCCACCGCACGCTGCCGTAGCGACCGCGCGGGCTGTCGAGCTCGTCCTCGGCGTAGGCACGACGGCGGAGCAGGACGTCGGCGACGAACACCCCGCACCACGCCGCGATCGGCACGCCCAGGGTGATGAGGAACGCCTGGAACGGTCCGATGAAGTCGGTCGCGAAGAACACCACGAACACGGCTCCGGCGACCATGAGCACCCCGTCGACCCCGGCCGCGACCGGTCGTGGGATCCGGACGCCGGCGCTGAGGAGCGCCAGGCCCGAGGAGTAGATGTCGAGGACGGCCCCACCGACGAGGCCCAGGATCGCGACGACCGCGAAGGGCACGAGGAACCAGGTCGGCATCACGGTCACCAGGGCACCGATCGGGTCGGCGGAGATCGCGCCGTGCAGCTCCTTCGACGACCCAGCCAGCATCACCCCGATGACCACCAGGACCGCGGGGGCCAGGGCCCCGCCGAACGTCGTCCACCCGACCACGCCGCCGGTCGACGACGAGCGGGGCAGGTAGCGCGAGTAGTCCGCCGCCGCGTTCACCCAGCCGAGACCGAAGCCCGTCATCACGAGCACCAGGGCACCGATCACGTTCTGCGCGCTGCCGGACGGCAGCGCGGCGAGCGTGCCGAAGTCGATCGAGGGGAACGCCAGCACCACGTAGACGACGGTCAGGACAGCCGTGACGACGGTGATCCAGGCCTGCATCCGCATGATCACGTCGAAGCCGGCGATGCCCGCGCCGACCACGAGTGCCGCGACGACCACCAGGGCGACGAGCTTCGTCAGCACGCCGTCGTCCCACCCGAGCGCCTGGAACACCGTCGAGGTCGCGAGCACGGCGAGGGCGGCCAGCGCGGTCTCCCACCCGACCGTGAGCACCCAGCTGAGGAACGACGGCAGCCGGTTGCCGTGCACCCCGAACGCCGCACGACTGAGGACCATCGTCGGAGCAGACCCCCGCTTGCCGGCGATCGCGACGATCCCGCACAGCAGGAACGAGAAGACGACGCCGACCACCGAGACAACCGTGGCCTGTGCCAGCGAGATCCCGAAGTCGAGGACGAACGAACCGTACGCCAGACCGAGCACCGAGATGTTCGCGGCGAACCACGGCCAGAACAGCCCGCGCGGTCGGCCCTTGCGTTCCGACTCGGCGATGACGTC from Curtobacterium sp. MCLR17_032 encodes the following:
- the rbfA gene encoding 30S ribosome-binding factor RbfA, translated to MADPQRARKMADRIKEVVARRLDKGLRDPRLGFVTITDVRVTGDLQHASIFYTVYGSDEERADSAAALKAATGMLRTEVGKNITARLTPSLEFIADALPDTSAHLEDLLAQAQMRDLQVKQVAVGATYAGDADPYKHDEDDEDGEADEDGPASSSDASRA
- the infB gene encoding translation initiation factor IF-2, producing the protein MAKPRVHEIASELGVDSKTAMEKLKELGEFVKGPSSSIEPPVARKLRAALQAEGASASAAPAAPAAAKAPAAPRSGAPKPGGPKPGPKRPAPEPEPVVEEAPAAAPAVDGAPTPAAPKSVAQRQAEAEAARKAAAEQKAAEQAAAQQPDGDQTDSGPSDAVKPGGSKPSGSGSAPKPGGPKPGARPGNNPYASSQGMGARPPRPGNNPFASNQGMGQRPAAGAGNGIPRPQPPRPGAPRPGAPRPGGPGQNNRPNGFGQRPGQGGGGRGGPGGGFNRPGGAGAGAGGGFARPAFTGPRPAGGGGRGRGPGGGTAGAFGRGGGKSRARKSKRTKRAEYEMRQAPSLGGVQVPRGDGNTVIRLRRGASISDFADKIDASPGNLVTVLFHLGEMATATESLDEATFEVLGEELGYKIQVVSPEDEDKELLEGFDIDIDAEYADEDDSVLQQRPPVVTVMGHVDHGKTRLLDAIRNSKVVEGEAGGITQHIGAYQIVTEHEGIERPITFIDTPGHEAFTAMRARGAQVTDIAILVVAADDGIMPQTIEALNHAQSAGVPIVVAVNKIDKDGANPAKVRQQLTEYNLVAEEYGGDVMFVDVSARQNIGIQDLLDAVILTADAGLDLRANPDKDARGVAIEARLDKGRGAVATVLIQSGTLHVGDAIVAGTAYGRVRAMADENGTAVDAATPARPVQVQGLSSVPRAGDTFLVTEDDRTARQIAEKREAAQRNAQLAKARKRISLEDFTRALEEGKVDSLNLIIKGDVSGAVEALEQSLLDIEVDDSVQLRILHRGVGAITESDIDLATIDNAIVVGFNVRPDVKARERAAREGIDVRFYSVIYNALEDIENSLKGMLKPEYEEVQSGVAEIREVFRSSKFGNIAGVIVRSGTITRNAKARVIRDGVVVSDGLAIESLRRFKDDVTEVRTDYEAGIGLGKFNDIQPGDEIETTELVEKPRD
- a CDS encoding YlxR family protein, coding for MATGLGRAGSRSSESRSRVDAVRTCIGSRRRATRSSLLRVVAHSDGSVVADPKAVMPGRGAWLTPTVEAYELAVKRRAFRRALRLERDPDTSAVREYLAGLGPDGPNSTALERQDMTEQAERLMDN
- the nusA gene encoding transcription termination factor NusA, with the translated sequence MKIDLAVLRLMEREREIPFDELVQIIESAILTAYQKHRAENDEPVDAQARVELDRKSGEVSVFVPERDEDDNVIGESVDQPSDFGRIAAFAAKQVINQRLRDIGDDKILGEFRGKEGDIVAGIVQQGPNPKMVMVDLGTVEAILPPEEQVPGETYAHGTRLRVYVTSVGRGHKGPQITVSRTHPGLVRKLFALEVPEIASGVVEITSLAREAGHRTKMAVKANEPGVNAKGACIGELGARVRSVTNELGAEKIDIVDWSSDLATFVASALSPAKVTSAFVLDASTKAVRALVPDYQLSLAIGKEGQNARLAAKLTGARIDIQPDSILDGDD
- a CDS encoding proline--tRNA ligase; amino-acid sequence: MVTRLSHLFLRTLRDDPSDAEVTSAKLLVRAGYIRRQAPGIFAWLPLGLRVRSRIEGIIRQEMEAAGAQEVLLPALAPREPYEATNRWTEYGDGIFRLKDRKDADYLLAPTHEELFALLVKDLYSSYKDLPVTLFQIQDKYRDEARPRAGLLRGREFTMKDAYSFDVTDEGLDRSYQTMRDAYERIFARLGLEYAIVQADAGAMGGSKSEEFLHPIAVGEDTYVRSAGGYAANVEAYVTAVPDALPIAGQPDPVLLPAADTPTIQTLVDHANQVAPRDGTPWTAADTLKNVVLALTHLDGTRELVVVGLPGDRDVDLKRAEVAFAPAEVEAAGDDDFRKHRGLVKGYIGPQVLGADSPSGIRYVVDPRVVDGTAWLTGANERGIHVAGLVAGRDFVADGVVEVSDVRAGDPAPDGSGPLEVARGMEIGHVFQLGRKYAEALGLKVQDENGKLATVTMGSYGIGVTRILAILAEAHNDEKGLAWPKHVAPFDVHVVATGKDTTAYELAESIVAQLESESFDVVYDDRPKVSPGVKLRDAELLGMPIVVVAGRGAADGVVELWNRATGERSDVPVAELLSAVRAI
- the ispG gene encoding flavodoxin-dependent (E)-4-hydroxy-3-methylbut-2-enyl-diphosphate synthase; the protein is MPKAPETLAPRRKSRQIRVGKVLVGGDAPVSVQSMTTTPTTNINATLQQIAELTASGCDIVRVAVPSQDDADALPIIAKKSQIPVIADIHFQPKYVFQAIDAGCAAVRVNPGNIRKFDDQVGAIAKAAKDAGVSLRIGVNAGSLEPSLMQKYGKATPEALVESAVWEASLFEEHDFHDFKISVKHNDPVIMVKAYRQLAERGDWPLHLGVTEAGPEFQGTIKSATAFGILLGEGIGDTIRVSLSAPPAQEVKVGLQILQSLNLRERKLEIVSCPSCGRAQVDVYQLANDVTSGLEGMTVPLRVAVMGCVVNGPGEAREADLGVASGNGKGQIFVKGQVVKTVPESEIVQTLIDEANRIADEMGPAAGTGKPLVVTS
- a CDS encoding cysteine hydrolase, coding for MTAPVDTVDDASTGDGVDTAGAWLVVIDMQRVFTGDSPWAAPRFAGASAAIERLLPRFRGRTVLTRFVAPAQPTGAWVPYYRDWPFALVPDEDDLYALTETFAALAAGDLPAARAVPVVTEPTFGKWGTSLQAVTGTGADTHLVLTGVSTDCCVLSTALAAADTGVRVTVVADACAGASDVDHARALDAMRLYAPLITVVDTL
- a CDS encoding cytosine permease, translating into MSADPTAPQKPVADRAGAGQTGIGQTGIGQTGAGQTRAVERQGIDVIAESERKGRPRGLFWPWFAANISVLGLAYGSFVLDFGISLAQATVVSVVGVVFSFLLCGIVAIAGKRGSAPTMVLSRAAFGVHGNRLPSFLSWVLTVGWETALAALAVLATSTVFQALGWDDGVLTKLVALVVVAALVVGAGIAGFDVIMRMQAWITVVTAVLTVVYVVLAFPSIDFGTLAALPSGSAQNVIGALVLVMTGFGLGWVNAAADYSRYLPRSSSTGGVVGWTTFGGALAPAVLVVIGVMLAGSSKELHGAISADPIGALVTVMPTWFLVPFAVVAILGLVGGAVLDIYSSGLALLSAGVRIPRPVAAGVDGVLMVAGAVFVVFFATDFIGPFQAFLITLGVPIAAWCGVFVADVLLRRRAYAEDELDSPRGRYGSVRWAAIALVVVGSVLGWGLVTNSTPGAELVHWQGFLLGPFGLGGVSGPWAYANLGVLVALVVGFLGTLLLGGRAVRRQEALPVTEPVSRVPDAELRP